The nucleotide sequence TCAATCGCGGTTTATGCTGAGTTGAGTAAAGACTACTCCGGGTTTGATTTACCTTTCGAGGCCTCGAGCACAGACATTATATTCGACAGCATAACTTTGGAGGGGTCGATAGTACAGGATATTAAGGATTTGGGGGTCAGGATCGATGGCAACCGGACGGCGGCAATAATTTTCCCTTCCGGATTTTCCGAAATATTACCGATTCAGCCGCCGGGAGGCAAGCTGTGTGAAATCTATTTCCATATAGATCCATTTGCCAGATCGCAGGTTATCGAAATTGACTCCTCCGCTTACCTCGATTTTGCGGGACCGCCTGCTATCTACATTGAATTTGCCGCATGGGATATGCAGGGAGACTTCAGCCCGATCGAGTTCCGTCCGGGACAGATCGAGGTATTGAGCGCGACCGATGCTGAAGATGATCAAAAGGACAGCTCGCTTCCCGAGGATTTCCGGCTCTACCAGAACTATCCCAACCCGTTCAATCCGAAAACCGTGATCGAGTACTGCCTGCCGGGAGCCTCAGAAGTCCATCTCGAGATCGTAAATATCATGGGACAACATATTGCCACGCTTGAAAATAGATATCATGAAGCGGGATGTTACAGCGCGCACTTCGATGCTTCCGGGCTCGACTCGGGGGTATATTTCTACACCCTCACGTCAAATCAGGCGAAAATCAGCCGCAAGATGATACTTCTCAAATAACTCCAAATTGACCTTCCAGCTCTCTAAACCGCTTTCATCCTTCGGCCGATAGAGAAATCGTGGGGATATATGCATAATCTGGCAGAAGTAAAAAAAGAGGGCACTCAGTTCGATACCATCGGTGACTTCAAAGTCCTCGGTAAAGTCGACCAGGGAGGAATCGCCGAAATCTACCTCGGACTGCAGGAATCGCTTGACCGCAAAGTCGCGATCAAGATTTTGTCGCATGACTATTCGGCCAACCCGGATGTGATCCGCCGTTTCGAGATCGAATCCAAGACAATCGCCAAACTGCGCCATCCGAATATCGTCCATGTGATCGACAAGGGCCGGGAGGATGAACGCTATTATTTCGTAATGGATTTTATCGAGGGCACCACCTTCAAACAGATGATCTACGACAAGACCATCCCGATGGCCAAAAAGATATCCAAGATCCTGCAGGTCCTCAAGGCTCTCGACTACGCCCATAAAAACGGGGTAATCCACCGCGATATAAAACCTGGCAATATCCTGATCGACAAAGATGGTAACGCGCTGGTGGTGGATTTTGGAATCGCCCAGCTGGTTGACCGCGAAGAGACCGATAAGACCCGTCCCGGGATCGTCATGGGCACGCTGGCGTATATGTCACCGGAACAGAAGATCAATTCTTCGATGATAGACCAGACCACTGACCTGTACGCGATCGGTGTGATCCTGTACGAGATCATGGCCGGCAAAAAACCTATGGGTAGATTTCAAAAACCGTCCAGTATCAATCCCGATGTCAACCCGGAACTGGATCGGGTTGTCGAAAAATGCCTCGAAAATAATCCCCGCGACCGGTATCAATCGGCGGCGGATCTTCGTGCCGATTTGCTGTCTGCGTTTCGCAAAAAGATCAAACCGCCGGCCAGCACCCAGAAGAGTATCGAAACTGATATCAAGGGTTTTATCGGTAGGCTGTCATTTCTCGACACCCTGCGTAAAACCGAAGCGGCGGCCACTCACCTGGTCGAAGATCAGAAAGACGGCAAGCTGTACGTGATCAAAATCATGCAGGAGGCCTCTACCGGCCAGAAGGAAGCCCGGCTGTTGAGACAACTCGATCATCCCGGAATAATCGGCATACTCGGATGCGGCGGTACCGATAAACAGGGAGTCATTCTAACCGATTATGTCCGCGGTGGCTCCCTTGAGGAACGCCTGGTACGAATCTACCCGCCCCGTGTAGCGCTTCAGATCTTCGGACAGATTCTGGAGATTCTGGAGTACTGCCATAAGAATAATATCCCCCATGGCAATTTGAGGCCGTCCAATGTTCTGATGGATGAGGATGACAATATCATCCTGACCGATTTCGGTCAGATCGCCAATCATCGGGTCGGGCGACAGGACAATTATACAGCTCCTGAGAAGATGAAAAACAAGATTTCCGACATCTATTCGGCGGGCGTGATATTACATAAACTCCTGACCAACCAAATGCCGATTTTCGATTCTTACCTGCGCCTCATCTGGCATGACAAGTACCCCCGCGTGCCGGTGTCTTTGAAGCTGATTTTGCAGAAGATGCTTCGCAATAAAGTAGTCGACCGCTACCAGTCGTTGAGCGAGGTAATCAGCGATATCAATGAATGCGACCTCGAAATTCCTGAACATAAGACCAACCAGCGCAGTAAAATAACCGTAAAAACTACGAAGCCTAAAAGAGTTCGGCAGAAATCGTTATTCAGGCCTCTTGTGGTATTGATCCTGATGATGATATTGCTTCTGGAAGTAATTATGGTCTTCCATGGAGAATCTCTGGCGCAGTTCTTTTTTGGCTTGACAAGTCGCTGATTTAGGGTATTATAGGTTCGAAAAATTCAGGTCCCTATCGTCCAGCCCGGTCTAGGACACCGCCCTTTCACGGCGGCGACAGGGGTTCAAATCCCCTTAGGGACGCCAATTTGTAAAGGCTTTTCTTATTGCGAGAAAAGCCTTTTTCATTATCGCATCTTGTAAATACCATCTCAGGCATCAATTGTATGATTTCATACTGTCGATTATGTCCGGGATCAACATATATTTCTGGAACGATTTTCGTCATCCGGCTGTTCTCCCGAAAGAGGACGAGATGAAAACAATATTGATAACACTGATAGTTTTAACCTTCTCGTTTGCGGGGGCGTTTTCCGAATCTATTTCACTGGAAAACCTGCTTCAAAATATCCAGGCGGATCATCCCCTGATTGAGCAGGAATCGCTTTCCCCCAAAATAGAGAGCAAAAGGCGTGAAGGCTTTTTGACAGCGCAGAGCTGGTACCTGAGCGGGGGGCCATCGTATTTCCACTCAAAACCGATTGTCACCAGTCCGTTTTCGCCGACAACTATCGACCGTATCCAGCAACAGGCGAGCCTGCGAAAGAATCTCTGGTCAACCGGCGGAAGCCTCCAATTAGGATGGTCATCACTTTTGACCAAGCAGACCATCAGCGATATCACGGTCCCTTCACAAAACGGGAGCTTTACGATTCCCAGCGGTGTTTCTACGCTTTATGAGCATTCTGTTTCGGCCAGCTATACTCAACCGTTGATGCGTAATTTCAAGGGCAGACTGGACAGCCTGAATTACAATTCTGCTGAGTTTGATATCAGCGTGGCAAAGCTTCAGTCTCGTGAGAACCAGGAAAAATTTTTGTTTGAAGTCGGCAGTAAGTATCTCGAATGGGTTCACCTGGAGGAACGCGCGAAAATCGCTGCTGAACGTCTTCGGCTGGCCGAGGAGATACTGACCCTGACACGTGAGAAGCGGCAGGCCAACCTTGTGGACCAGGTGGATGTGCTGCGTTCAGAAGACGCGGTCCTGTCCGCAAGACAGGCTCTGGTGCTTCTGCAGGCGCAGATCAAGGCAGTCAAAGCTGAACTCGCGGTTCTGGCAAAGGTCGATTATATCAGGCAGAGCAGTCCCGATTACAATCTCTTTGACACAGCAGATCTTCCAGCCATAAACCGGGCAGGTGATATCATTTTAGAAAATTCGCGGATACTCAAAATCCTTGAAACCAGAAAAGAGCAACTAATCTATTTGCGCGGTAGCTACAGTGAAACCGGACGTGCCAGTTTGGATTTGAACCTGGGAGTGACACTCAAAGGGGGAGAGGAAACCTTCGGGAATTCACTCGAAATCACCAAGCCGGATTTTTCGGTGGGGCTTATGTTTTCGCAACAGCTCGGAAGCCGTGGGGCGGATTACGACGTTGCCCGGACTGAGCTTCAGATCCAGCAGCTTCAAGCCCGGGCGGATAAAGCCCGGCTGGATTTGGAATCGGCTCTTCAAAACCTTTTGATCCAGATGGATGAGCTGGTGGATGTAATGGAACTCAATCGTCGGGAAATAGAATCTGCACAACGCAAGACTGAAGAAGAACTGAGGCTCTATGAGCAGGGTCGAAGCGATTTAACGATCGTGATCCAGAGTCGTGACAACCAGCAGAATGCCAGGCAGATTCTGGCGCAGAATGCCGCCAGCTATCATCGCCTGCTTTTGAAATACCGGGAACTGACCGACCAGCTCCTGGACATCCGTGAGCAGTAGCGGGGAAAAGAATGATCGGATTTTTCAGGTTTTTTGT is from Candidatus Zixiibacteriota bacterium and encodes:
- a CDS encoding protein kinase → MHNLAEVKKEGTQFDTIGDFKVLGKVDQGGIAEIYLGLQESLDRKVAIKILSHDYSANPDVIRRFEIESKTIAKLRHPNIVHVIDKGREDERYYFVMDFIEGTTFKQMIYDKTIPMAKKISKILQVLKALDYAHKNGVIHRDIKPGNILIDKDGNALVVDFGIAQLVDREETDKTRPGIVMGTLAYMSPEQKINSSMIDQTTDLYAIGVILYEIMAGKKPMGRFQKPSSINPDVNPELDRVVEKCLENNPRDRYQSAADLRADLLSAFRKKIKPPASTQKSIETDIKGFIGRLSFLDTLRKTEAAATHLVEDQKDGKLYVIKIMQEASTGQKEARLLRQLDHPGIIGILGCGGTDKQGVILTDYVRGGSLEERLVRIYPPRVALQIFGQILEILEYCHKNNIPHGNLRPSNVLMDEDDNIILTDFGQIANHRVGRQDNYTAPEKMKNKISDIYSAGVILHKLLTNQMPIFDSYLRLIWHDKYPRVPVSLKLILQKMLRNKVVDRYQSLSEVISDINECDLEIPEHKTNQRSKITVKTTKPKRVRQKSLFRPLVVLILMMILLLEVIMVFHGESLAQFFFGLTSR
- a CDS encoding T9SS type A sorting domain-containing protein, coding for MKLIHGIIIVVFMILVFSSVVSASSDTIWIESRVVEPGFNYSIAVYAELSKDYSGFDLPFEASSTDIIFDSITLEGSIVQDIKDLGVRIDGNRTAAIIFPSGFSEILPIQPPGGKLCEIYFHIDPFARSQVIEIDSSAYLDFAGPPAIYIEFAAWDMQGDFSPIEFRPGQIEVLSATDAEDDQKDSSLPEDFRLYQNYPNPFNPKTVIEYCLPGASEVHLEIVNIMGQHIATLENRYHEAGCYSAHFDASGLDSGVYFYTLTSNQAKISRKMILLK